A stretch of DNA from Desulfovibrio gilichinskyi:
GCGGAGTTATAACTCCGATTTGTGTGACCAATACTATAATTATTCCAAACCATATCGGGTCGAATCCAAGTGACATCACTACAGGATAGAATACAGGGATTGTAAGCATTATCAGAGCTAAAGCATCCATGAAACAGCCGCCTATAAAATATATGGTGAGGATCATGGCCATAATGATAAGCGGATGAAGATCGAAAGAAGCAGTCCATTCTGCTACATTAAACGGGATTCTTGTCACTGCTAGAAATTTTCCGAATATTACCGCACCGGCAACGAGTAACAGAACCATGCAGGATGTACGAAGTGTTTCATAAAGTGAATTTAAAAAAGCCTGCCATGTAAGTTGCCTTTTGATGATTGCTAAAACAAGTATTCCGAGAACTCCGACTGCTGCAGATTCGTTCGGAGTGAAAAAACCGAAAAACATTCCGCCTATTACCAGGGCGAAAATTATAAATGTATCAGCAAGCCCGATCAGTGAATGCATTTTCTCGGCAAAAGTGAAGGTCTCACCTTTAGGGCCGAGATTAGGGTTTCTGTGGCACTGGATAGCAATTGCCGCAATAAAAAGAAGTGTAAGAACAATTGATGGGATTATTCCAGCCATGAATAACTCACCGATTGACTGCTCGGTTAGCACTCCGTAAACAATCAGAACTACACTGGGCGGCATTATCATCCCTAGTCCGCCGCCTGAGGCTACAGATCCTGCTGCAAGCGAATTTGAATATCCATACCGTTTCATTTCAGGAATGCCTACAGTAGCCATCGTAGCAGCTGTGGCAGGGCTTGAACCACATACAGATCCGAATGCTGTACATGCCGCAACAGTCGCCATTGCCAGTCCTCCTTGAATATTTCCAAAGAAGTGGTACGCAGTGTTATAAAGTTTACGACTTATACCGCTGTTAAAAGCGAGCTGTCCCATTAAAATAAAAAGAGGAACGGTTGCCAGACTGTACGATGAAAATGAATCGTAAAAACTTCTGGATAGTAAGTTCAGGCCGCCTTTCATAGATATTAGAAATGAAAATCCGCTGAAACCTACAAGTGTCATTACATATGCAACAGGCATGCGGGTCAGGAAAAGAGCCAGCATTACTAAAACGCCGAGGATTCCGGCAGTACTCGGTTCCATATTACTTATCCCCCAAAAAATGCTCGGCTACTTCTTTAAGCAGAGTCAGTGTGAAACATCCGAACCCGAAACCAAGTGTGTAGATTATCATATAAGTCGGCAGTGCTAGTGTCATGGTGACTTCACCAGCTTCTTTCAGGCTTTGCCCGTATAGAACAAGCCTCCATGCAACCACAGCGAAAAGAGCCGCGCTTATAATATTAGTTACGCATTTTATATTGTGACGAGTTCTCCGCGTAAATTTGCTGACAAGGAATTCCACTCCGATGTTGCTTTTTTGCGAGTGGGTGTAACCGAGTGCAAGCCCGGTCGTTAATACCGCAAGTACCGCAATCATTTCTTCAACTCCGAAGATCGGAGAACCGAATGCACCGCGGGATATGATATCTGCTCCCGTCAGCAGGGCCATACTGATAAGGCAAAATGCTGCAATATTTTTCAGTACGCTTTCAAGTTTGTTTATCAGGGTTGAAATTTTTAGTTCACTCACAGGTTTCTCCATTATAGAAACGTAAGTCTGATTTTATTCTTAAAAAAGTTCAAGACCGCATATCTATTGTCTGCGGCCTTGAACTTATAGCTCAGTAAATAATATTTATTTATAATATCAGTGCGTTATTTGTCGTTGTACTTTGCGAGTGACTCGACAGTGAAGTCTAGGATTTCCTTGCCGTTTAATCCTTTATCGTTTGTCATTTTTACATATTCATCCATCATAGGGGCGGCTTTTTCTTTCCAGCGGAGACCTTCAGCTTCACTTAAGGTGATGAATTTTCCACCCTTGCTCTCAAAATACTCTCTGCCGACGGCGTCGCTTTCATCCCAAGCCTGACCGTGTTTTACAGCCCATTCTTTATTGATATCTAAGATAATTTTCTGGAGGTCGGCAGGGATTGATTTCCATTTGTTCTTGTTCATTACAACAAAAAAAGTGGTAGTATATCCAACTGGAAAATCGAGTGTGCAATAGTCTACAACTTCAGCCATTTTCCAGCCTTTATTAGTTTCCATAGGGTACATTCCGCCGTTTACAACGCCTTTACGAATGGCTTGATATGAATCTGGCATGGACATTGCGACTGGCGCAGCACCAAGAATTTGAATTAACTTTGCGCAGTTTCCTGTGCCGCGTAATTTTAATCCCTGTATATCTTCTAAAGTTTTTACAGGCGTTTTAGCTGTGAAAAGGAGACCCGGCCCGTGTGCGTGGAAGTACATTGGAGCAACATCATCAAATTCTTCGGGTTTAAATTTTTCAAATACTTCAT
This window harbors:
- a CDS encoding TRAP transporter substrate-binding protein → MKKLLLTVIAFVIGFSAMPLSAEAETITLTYSNFFPPTHVQSKLAEAWCKEVEKRTDGKIKISYFPGGTLTKAKQCYDGVVEGLSDIGLSALAYSRGRFPTMAALDLPLGYKSGAAATKVANEVFEKFKPEEFDDVAPMYFHAHGPGLLFTAKTPVKTLEDIQGLKLRGTGNCAKLIQILGAAPVAMSMPDSYQAIRKGVVNGGMYPMETNKGWKMAEVVDYCTLDFPVGYTTTFFVVMNKNKWKSIPADLQKIILDINKEWAVKHGQAWDESDAVGREYFESKGGKFITLSEAEGLRWKEKAAPMMDEYVKMTNDKGLNGKEILDFTVESLAKYNDK
- a CDS encoding TRAP transporter small permease, encoding MSELKISTLINKLESVLKNIAAFCLISMALLTGADIISRGAFGSPIFGVEEMIAVLAVLTTGLALGYTHSQKSNIGVEFLVSKFTRRTRHNIKCVTNIISAALFAVVAWRLVLYGQSLKEAGEVTMTLALPTYMIIYTLGFGFGCFTLTLLKEVAEHFLGDK
- a CDS encoding TRAP transporter large permease, which codes for MEPSTAGILGVLVMLALFLTRMPVAYVMTLVGFSGFSFLISMKGGLNLLSRSFYDSFSSYSLATVPLFILMGQLAFNSGISRKLYNTAYHFFGNIQGGLAMATVAACTAFGSVCGSSPATAATMATVGIPEMKRYGYSNSLAAGSVASGGGLGMIMPPSVVLIVYGVLTEQSIGELFMAGIIPSIVLTLLFIAAIAIQCHRNPNLGPKGETFTFAEKMHSLIGLADTFIIFALVIGGMFFGFFTPNESAAVGVLGILVLAIIKRQLTWQAFLNSLYETLRTSCMVLLLVAGAVIFGKFLAVTRIPFNVAEWTASFDLHPLIIMAMILTIYFIGGCFMDALALIMLTIPVFYPVVMSLGFDPIWFGIIIVLVTQIGVITPPVGINVYVVYGMAKKFEPSITLEEIFKGTIPFLLAIIVGLILFAIFPDIILFLPQAMY